A genomic window from Streptomyces sp. WMMC940 includes:
- a CDS encoding right-handed parallel beta-helix repeat-containing protein, with amino-acid sequence MPETPPVYEPRPAKKSTLSCHWKLAVCTAAGIATVTAGVTLADREANPPATQASPATSDSPADHGGATTPTSAGENGDVAYWAEHAGNHGSPREEGTEGKHPGAHDGKGEEDDSGHEDSDGKHDGGHEHEGGHDKTHVDCDPNDLIQAVTAANQLRGPDHLTLAGNCTYTLTTNQDGNGFPVITQPITIDGNGATLARAANAADFRFFEVGAGGDLKLRNLTLTRGKAPEGEDGGAILVRPAGRLDLKDTEFTHNSVTEGEGGALYNEGVATIRQSTLSRNSASDEAEGGAITNEGDLNISQSTISHNTASGAVGGGISNETTMRIGKSLISHNFSSDQGGGIQTDGLAEIEQSTLSHNTARSGGGIHHGSSEGTGALYARGNTISGNTATESGGGLHAELSAVIEDNDIKDNRAVSGNGGGVEIESIDFDLEVAIRDSKVSGNQAPAGVGGGIIIDADPLVAADLALTDVKVTRNLSDEPAGGIHNDGGTVTTYGRIHIVDNVPTNCAGSPSPVPHCFG; translated from the coding sequence ATGCCCGAGACGCCCCCCGTATACGAACCACGTCCCGCGAAGAAGTCAACGCTCAGCTGCCACTGGAAACTGGCGGTGTGCACAGCGGCCGGCATCGCGACCGTCACCGCCGGAGTCACCCTGGCCGACAGGGAAGCCAATCCCCCCGCCACCCAGGCGAGCCCGGCGACCTCCGACTCCCCCGCCGACCACGGTGGCGCGACCACCCCCACGAGTGCCGGCGAGAACGGCGACGTCGCCTACTGGGCGGAGCACGCCGGGAACCACGGTTCCCCGAGGGAAGAAGGCACGGAGGGCAAGCACCCCGGCGCCCACGACGGCAAGGGCGAGGAGGACGACTCCGGCCATGAAGACTCGGACGGGAAGCACGACGGCGGCCACGAGCACGAAGGCGGCCACGACAAGACGCACGTGGATTGCGACCCCAACGACCTCATCCAAGCCGTCACCGCCGCCAACCAGCTCCGAGGGCCCGACCACCTCACTCTGGCCGGGAACTGCACCTACACCCTCACCACGAACCAGGACGGCAACGGATTCCCCGTCATCACCCAGCCGATCACCATCGACGGCAACGGTGCCACCCTCGCCCGCGCCGCCAACGCCGCGGACTTCCGCTTCTTCGAAGTGGGAGCGGGCGGCGACCTGAAACTGCGCAACCTCACCCTCACCCGCGGCAAGGCCCCCGAAGGCGAGGACGGCGGGGCGATCCTCGTGCGACCGGCGGGGCGGCTGGACCTCAAGGACACCGAGTTCACCCACAACTCCGTCACCGAGGGCGAGGGGGGCGCCCTCTACAACGAAGGCGTCGCCACCATCCGCCAGAGCACCCTCAGCCGCAACAGCGCCTCCGACGAGGCCGAGGGCGGCGCCATCACGAATGAGGGCGATCTGAACATCAGCCAGTCCACGATCTCCCACAACACCGCGAGCGGCGCCGTCGGCGGTGGCATCAGCAATGAGACGACCATGAGGATCGGCAAGAGCCTGATCAGCCACAACTTCTCCAGCGATCAGGGCGGCGGCATCCAGACCGACGGCCTTGCCGAGATCGAGCAGAGCACCCTCAGCCACAACACCGCCCGTAGCGGCGGTGGCATCCACCACGGTTCGTCGGAGGGTACGGGCGCGCTGTACGCCCGCGGCAACACCATCAGCGGCAACACCGCCACCGAAAGCGGCGGCGGACTCCACGCCGAGCTCAGCGCAGTGATCGAGGACAACGACATCAAGGACAACAGGGCCGTCAGCGGCAACGGCGGCGGCGTCGAGATCGAGAGCATCGACTTCGACCTCGAGGTCGCGATCCGCGACTCCAAGGTCAGCGGCAACCAGGCACCCGCCGGGGTCGGCGGCGGCATCATCATCGATGCGGATCCGCTCGTAGCCGCCGATCTCGCCCTGACCGACGTCAAGGTGACCAGGAACCTCTCCGACGAGCCGGCCGGTGGCATCCACAACGACGGCGGCACCGTCACCACGTACGGCAGGATCCACATCGTCGACAACGTCCCCACCAACTGCGCGGGCAGCCCCAGCCCCGTTCCGCACTGCTTCGGCTGA
- a CDS encoding CinA family protein: MDGTHVSSSADSADSGRGLDRVELLARQLHAALDAAGHTVAVAESLTAGRLGAAFAEAPGASRTFLGGVIAYQTETKAAVLGVDRCLLAAEGAVHPNVAVQMAMGVRRLMDASYGLATTGVAGPDRQDGEQVGTLYVALSGPHGTVVAEPEAGEGMNREAIQQAAVVAALELLRDHLRPSPQGGRD; this comes from the coding sequence ATGGATGGTACCCACGTCTCCAGCAGTGCGGACTCGGCAGATTCCGGCCGTGGGCTCGATCGGGTGGAGTTGCTCGCGCGACAGTTGCACGCCGCTCTGGACGCGGCGGGGCACACAGTCGCTGTCGCCGAGTCGCTCACCGCGGGTCGACTCGGCGCCGCATTCGCGGAAGCTCCCGGAGCTTCCCGCACATTCCTGGGTGGGGTCATCGCCTACCAGACGGAGACCAAGGCGGCCGTGCTCGGTGTCGACCGCTGCTTGCTTGCGGCCGAAGGAGCCGTGCACCCGAATGTGGCGGTGCAGATGGCCATGGGCGTCCGGCGGCTCATGGACGCCTCCTACGGCCTGGCCACCACCGGGGTCGCCGGCCCCGACAGACAGGACGGTGAACAGGTCGGCACCCTGTACGTCGCCCTCAGCGGGCCACACGGAACGGTCGTCGCCGAACCGGAAGCCGGCGAGGGCATGAATCGAGAGGCGATCCAGCAAGCGGCGGTCGTGGCGGCACTGGAACTGCTGCGCGACCACCTTCGCCCGTCGCCACAGGGGGGCAGGGATTAG
- a CDS encoding alpha/beta fold hydrolase, translating to MRDSTYQSIDPGWDAPARRKAEHDGPTSDNGTPTAVLLHGWPVTTGHWRFLVPALGTAGITAVPVTLPGLGAAPAPEVTDFRKEALADLVRAQLARDGVTRYAVVGHDWGATVGYLMAAAAPDSVTALVVEEEILPGVDIEIPPAGRDHYPTWHGPFNRAAGLAEQLVPGREAAYYGTLLEQSAGPSGLDPTALHAYVEAYSAPGVLESGLAYYRTRCQDIDDVRALADRPIATPVLAIGGRYAMGNAVAGGLTALATDVTRLVAEQSGHYPAEQEPDVVNQAIVRFLQQHC from the coding sequence ATGCGTGATTCAACCTACCAGTCGATCGACCCGGGGTGGGATGCCCCGGCGCGTCGGAAGGCCGAGCATGATGGGCCGACGAGCGACAACGGCACCCCGACCGCGGTGCTCCTGCACGGCTGGCCCGTCACGACCGGGCACTGGCGCTTCCTTGTCCCCGCGCTCGGCACCGCAGGCATCACCGCGGTTCCCGTCACGCTCCCCGGACTCGGCGCCGCTCCCGCCCCCGAGGTGACCGACTTCCGCAAGGAGGCCCTCGCCGATCTGGTCCGGGCGCAGCTGGCACGGGACGGCGTCACCCGGTACGCGGTCGTCGGTCACGACTGGGGGGCGACAGTCGGATACCTCATGGCCGCCGCCGCACCGGACTCGGTCACCGCGCTCGTGGTCGAGGAGGAGATCCTCCCCGGCGTCGACATAGAGATCCCCCCGGCCGGCCGCGACCACTACCCGACGTGGCACGGCCCCTTCAACCGGGCAGCCGGCCTCGCGGAGCAACTCGTGCCCGGGCGGGAGGCGGCCTACTACGGCACCTTGCTGGAACAGAGCGCGGGGCCGAGCGGCCTCGATCCGACCGCCCTTCACGCCTACGTCGAGGCTTACAGCGCTCCGGGTGTCCTGGAGAGCGGGCTCGCGTACTACCGCACCCGGTGCCAGGACATCGACGACGTCCGAGCACTCGCCGACCGACCGATCGCCACGCCCGTCCTGGCGATCGGGGGCCGGTACGCGATGGGCAATGCCGTCGCGGGCGGACTGACCGCCCTCGCGACCGACGTCACCCGACTCGTCGCCGAGCAGTCCGGCCACTACCCGGCGGAGCAGGAACCGGACGTAGTGAACCAGGCGATCGTCCGGTTCCTTCAGCAGCACTGCTGA
- a CDS encoding HAD family hydrolase: MTRAALFDVDGTLVDTNHLHTVTWWEAFRQGGHRVTMHAVHRAVGLGSTDLIAHILGEDRNRDEDEALSDAHRTLYGTYFERLAAFESAGDLLRTLAGRGWRIVLVTSASGAELGALRRAIDADEAVLTTTSADDVSSGKPAPEPVLQALELAQARAEDSVFVGDTVWDMAAGTRAGVTCVGLLSGGIPRAALEAAGATALYRDAAELLGSLDGSPLG; the protein is encoded by the coding sequence ATGACACGGGCAGCGCTCTTCGATGTCGACGGCACCCTCGTCGACACCAACCACCTGCACACGGTCACCTGGTGGGAGGCCTTCCGTCAGGGCGGTCATCGGGTGACGATGCACGCGGTCCACCGGGCCGTGGGCCTCGGTTCCACGGACCTCATCGCCCACATCCTCGGCGAGGACCGGAACCGGGACGAGGACGAGGCTCTCAGTGACGCCCACCGAACTCTGTACGGGACGTACTTCGAACGCCTTGCGGCGTTCGAGTCCGCGGGCGATCTGCTGCGCACGCTCGCCGGACGGGGCTGGAGGATCGTCCTGGTGACCTCGGCCAGTGGCGCCGAACTCGGGGCGCTACGCCGCGCCATCGACGCCGACGAGGCCGTCCTGACCACGACCAGCGCCGACGACGTCTCCTCCGGCAAGCCCGCCCCGGAGCCCGTGCTGCAGGCACTGGAGCTCGCGCAGGCCCGCGCGGAGGACTCGGTGTTCGTGGGCGACACCGTCTGGGACATGGCGGCGGGCACGCGGGCCGGAGTCACCTGTGTCGGGCTGCTGAGCGGCGGAATCCCCAGGGCGGCACTGGAAGCCGCCGGGGCCACGGCACTGTACCGCGACGCGGCCGAACTGCTGGGGTCGCTGGACGGCAGTCCCCTGGGTTGA
- a CDS encoding DUF6584 family protein, which produces MPLRETLARVDADLAAGRVPVARQRLRGLVSSFPYDLTLRRRLAEVYRLYGDAAEAGRWMYLEEDRNADETVAFEARYGSPAWRMKALAWRSPEAMAATSFAEEQLVAVRTACAEELGHPVDWDDPASYQDGPQDKYEEAPSEPWTVGGVLAGGGCLVGALAFLAIWAYGVVALFD; this is translated from the coding sequence ATGCCCCTGAGAGAGACGCTTGCCCGAGTTGACGCAGACCTGGCCGCCGGACGGGTGCCTGTTGCGCGCCAGCGTTTGCGCGGTCTCGTCTCATCCTTCCCGTACGACCTGACGCTCCGCCGGCGTCTGGCCGAGGTGTACCGGCTCTATGGCGATGCAGCCGAGGCCGGGCGGTGGATGTACCTCGAAGAGGACCGCAACGCCGACGAGACCGTCGCCTTCGAGGCGCGGTATGGGTCTCCCGCGTGGCGGATGAAGGCCCTCGCTTGGCGCAGTCCCGAGGCGATGGCTGCCACCTCCTTCGCGGAGGAGCAGCTGGTCGCCGTGCGGACCGCCTGCGCCGAGGAGCTGGGGCACCCTGTCGACTGGGACGACCCCGCCTCCTACCAGGACGGCCCGCAGGACAAGTACGAGGAGGCGCCATCCGAGCCGTGGACGGTCGGCGGTGTGCTGGCGGGCGGCGGCTGCCTGGTGGGGGCCCTCGCGTTCCTCGCGATCTGGGCATACGGAGTCGTTGCCCTCTTCGACTGA
- a CDS encoding ALF repeat-containing protein has translation MKRHAGGGRLARSALVGLTALTLAMGLVGTTAPAYATVPASTSTEAVSSEATTTPLTERGQVLAAWDNGDRATREAAEQALVGTDAEVRAFLDTGLRTASEEDDRLKVLRMVNTYGPGVRQAAQTALSGSADDIRAFLHSGWQAPHADDQRVAVLREVSTGGRAVQTAGQAALNAGTTEALVAFLSSGLQTATEEDQRVETMTIMQVGGPQVKQAAGEALSGTAADIREFLETGQHTARARDQEMMTVAELATVAQHAGKRAKSETEKAKEASERAVQASLLAKQAAEKAAAETAAAKESSEKASKAAGRAADAANAAADAARTAIQAANTATSAARTAATAASAAAAAAAAAGEAAARAYNSATAASKDAGQAAAASAAAKEARNAASRARSGAAAALKAADAVAEAVTAARAAASAGANAAAAATAAAEAGAQSNVADAEARRAADAAARARAAADTANRAANTAEALATQAAAAARAAHAAANDAATHADNAAKAADEAVAYAGKAIDYANKSTAHANAALAAATLATGAVTQAQKVFDAARAAEANRLRDERDEGILSAGETKRQEDAEQARLDWEQIEEQQRDEEAKKLLAEATAPGVEPAVAAVKGRKAALRLFTTGGPWTVRVAREALAGADGDVLAWLESGRALAQEQDDRARVARLAESGITGMEAPAEASLAGTHTDVTAFLTTGQHEVQADDYRVRVLAISENGGPAVKQAADAAVTDGSTPALLGFLSTGQYDARDEDNRAETLRLLNVGGPHVKAAAEVALAGPTWMLDEFVTTVQYRTAKLDHDSATHVYGVQRLIANAARTAKLANKNAALAAEAAARARDAADEAAGYAQQAQTSAAEAQGYADDAAEYARQADASAQSAAQSAQVARDAADRANAAAAAAGQSAQQAAASAAQARNHAVVAYASAERARASAIAAGKSSLEAAKAAMEALVIAAVKMRETEQSRLENNTPPAGKDAGAVDALQEYENGVFLLDFNGTCFLNGVPLPADLGIGSCKTLASDFDKWIGDWAGNILWDGLKNREDAAAMLLAAYCNYEDDRPFFGSSNKGKCGPELLAQLKDVHPAMYYRESGVGSGLAKLFGKNKYLKKLGQKLGIGTVRPMNQLAANRAVFEKYKDILREEMAKPFVKDPKLAEHVNYLYRENAKIGSGSTAAAVRYELANNATVGGASHSQKAKDSITFLTNWLKNNPNAAAGDRAAAENLIRDMQNALNGL, from the coding sequence GTGAAGAGACACGCGGGGGGCGGGCGTCTGGCACGCTCCGCCCTGGTGGGGCTCACCGCCCTCACCCTGGCCATGGGATTGGTGGGAACGACAGCACCCGCATACGCCACCGTTCCTGCGAGCACGTCCACAGAGGCCGTGTCGTCCGAGGCCACCACCACGCCGCTCACCGAACGGGGCCAGGTCCTCGCGGCCTGGGACAACGGCGACCGCGCCACCCGGGAGGCGGCCGAGCAAGCACTTGTCGGGACCGACGCCGAGGTGCGAGCGTTCCTCGACACGGGCCTGCGCACAGCCTCCGAGGAGGACGACCGGCTGAAGGTCCTCCGCATGGTCAACACATACGGCCCTGGCGTCCGCCAGGCCGCGCAGACGGCCCTGTCCGGGTCGGCGGACGACATCAGGGCGTTCCTCCACTCCGGCTGGCAGGCCCCGCACGCGGACGACCAGCGCGTCGCCGTCCTGCGGGAGGTGAGCACCGGGGGTCGCGCCGTACAGACCGCGGGGCAGGCCGCCCTGAACGCCGGCACCACCGAGGCTCTGGTCGCGTTCCTCTCCAGCGGGCTGCAGACGGCCACTGAGGAGGACCAGCGGGTCGAGACGATGACCATCATGCAGGTCGGCGGGCCCCAGGTGAAGCAGGCCGCCGGTGAGGCCCTCAGCGGTACCGCCGCGGACATTCGCGAGTTCCTGGAGACCGGGCAGCACACCGCCCGCGCCCGCGACCAGGAGATGATGACGGTCGCCGAACTCGCCACGGTCGCCCAGCATGCGGGCAAGCGGGCGAAGAGCGAGACCGAGAAGGCCAAGGAAGCGTCGGAGCGCGCGGTGCAGGCCTCCCTCCTCGCCAAGCAGGCCGCGGAGAAGGCCGCCGCCGAGACGGCCGCCGCCAAGGAGTCGTCCGAGAAGGCGTCGAAGGCGGCCGGCCGTGCCGCCGACGCCGCGAACGCCGCCGCGGACGCGGCCCGTACCGCGATCCAGGCCGCCAACACCGCGACCTCTGCGGCGCGAACGGCCGCCACCGCCGCCAGCGCGGCCGCCGCCGCCGCTGCCGCCGCGGGCGAAGCCGCAGCCCGCGCGTACAACTCGGCGACCGCCGCCTCCAAGGACGCCGGGCAGGCCGCCGCCGCCAGCGCGGCCGCCAAGGAGGCGCGCAACGCCGCGTCCCGGGCCCGTTCCGGTGCCGCTGCCGCCCTCAAGGCAGCGGACGCCGTCGCGGAGGCGGTGACCGCCGCCCGCGCCGCGGCGAGCGCGGGTGCCAACGCCGCCGCAGCCGCCACCGCCGCCGCCGAGGCCGGGGCACAGTCGAACGTGGCCGACGCCGAGGCCCGCCGGGCAGCGGACGCGGCGGCCCGCGCGCGGGCCGCCGCGGACACCGCGAACCGCGCGGCGAACACCGCCGAAGCGCTCGCCACCCAGGCGGCCGCGGCGGCCCGCGCGGCACACGCCGCGGCCAACGACGCGGCCACACACGCCGACAACGCCGCCAAGGCCGCCGATGAGGCCGTCGCGTACGCGGGCAAGGCCATCGACTACGCCAACAAGTCGACCGCACACGCCAATGCCGCCCTCGCCGCCGCCACCTTGGCCACCGGCGCCGTCACCCAAGCTCAGAAGGTGTTCGACGCGGCCCGCGCGGCCGAGGCCAACCGGCTGCGGGACGAACGGGACGAGGGCATCCTCTCCGCCGGGGAGACCAAGCGGCAGGAGGACGCCGAACAGGCCAGGCTCGACTGGGAACAGATCGAGGAGCAGCAGCGCGACGAGGAGGCGAAGAAGCTGCTCGCCGAGGCCACCGCGCCCGGCGTCGAGCCCGCCGTGGCCGCCGTGAAGGGACGCAAGGCCGCGCTGCGCCTGTTCACCACCGGCGGCCCCTGGACCGTCAGGGTCGCCCGGGAGGCGCTGGCCGGCGCCGACGGGGACGTCCTCGCCTGGCTGGAGTCCGGCCGTGCCCTCGCCCAGGAGCAGGACGATCGCGCCCGCGTCGCCCGCCTCGCCGAGAGCGGCATCACGGGCATGGAGGCACCGGCCGAGGCGTCCCTCGCCGGAACCCACACGGACGTCACCGCCTTCCTCACCACCGGACAGCACGAGGTGCAGGCGGACGACTACCGGGTGAGGGTCCTGGCCATCTCCGAGAACGGCGGCCCGGCCGTGAAGCAGGCCGCCGACGCGGCCGTCACGGACGGGAGCACCCCGGCGCTGCTCGGCTTCCTCTCCACCGGGCAGTACGACGCCCGTGACGAGGACAACCGCGCCGAGACCTTGCGTCTGCTGAACGTGGGCGGGCCCCATGTCAAGGCCGCGGCCGAGGTCGCCCTCGCCGGCCCGACCTGGATGCTCGACGAGTTCGTCACCACCGTGCAGTACCGTACGGCCAAGCTCGACCACGACAGTGCCACGCACGTCTACGGCGTCCAGCGCCTCATCGCCAATGCCGCCCGGACGGCGAAGCTCGCCAACAAGAACGCCGCCTTGGCCGCCGAGGCCGCCGCCAGGGCCCGCGACGCCGCCGACGAAGCCGCCGGGTACGCACAGCAGGCCCAGACGTCCGCCGCCGAGGCCCAGGGCTACGCCGACGACGCCGCCGAGTACGCGCGTCAGGCCGACGCCTCCGCGCAGAGCGCCGCACAGTCGGCGCAGGTGGCCAGGGACGCCGCCGACCGGGCCAATGCCGCGGCTGCCGCCGCCGGCCAGTCCGCCCAGCAGGCAGCCGCCTCCGCGGCGCAGGCACGCAACCACGCGGTGGTGGCGTACGCGTCCGCCGAGCGCGCCCGCGCGTCAGCCATCGCGGCCGGTAAGAGCTCGCTGGAAGCGGCGAAGGCCGCGATGGAGGCACTCGTGATCGCGGCCGTGAAGATGCGTGAGACGGAGCAGTCACGGCTGGAGAACAACACCCCGCCGGCCGGCAAGGATGCCGGCGCCGTCGACGCCCTGCAGGAGTACGAGAACGGAGTCTTCCTCCTCGACTTCAACGGAACCTGCTTCCTCAACGGCGTCCCCCTGCCCGCCGACCTGGGCATCGGCTCCTGCAAGACCCTTGCCTCCGACTTCGACAAGTGGATCGGCGACTGGGCCGGCAACATCCTCTGGGACGGCCTCAAGAACCGTGAGGACGCGGCCGCGATGCTGCTCGCCGCCTACTGCAACTATGAGGACGACCGGCCCTTCTTCGGCTCCAGCAACAAGGGCAAGTGCGGCCCAGAGCTGCTGGCGCAGCTCAAGGACGTCCACCCGGCGATGTACTACCGCGAGTCGGGCGTCGGATCGGGGCTCGCCAAGCTCTTCGGGAAGAACAAGTACCTGAAGAAGCTGGGCCAGAAGCTGGGCATCGGGACGGTCAGGCCGATGAACCAGTTGGCCGCCAACCGGGCGGTGTTCGAGAAGTACAAGGACATCCTCCGCGAGGAGATGGCCAAGCCCTTCGTCAAGGACCCCAAACTCGCCGAACACGTGAACTACCTCTACCGGGAGAACGCGAAGATCGGCAGCGGAAGCACCGCGGCGGCGGTCCGCTACGAGCTGGCCAACAACGCCACCGTGGGTGGGGCGAGCCACTCCCAGAAGGCGAAGGACTCGATCACCTTCCTGACAAACTGGCTGAAGAACAATCCCAATGCGGCCGCCGGTGACCGGGCTGCCGCGGAAAACCTCATCCGCGACATGCAGAACGCACTGAATGGACTGTGA
- a CDS encoding SapC family protein, whose translation MAALARTRDFVDTLMDLGLLRRDRVQVRHTDGTVRILDDFWAVDEERLRTLDLAEPARLHEDAYLSLIHAHLFSLHHMKRLVAEPADG comes from the coding sequence CTGGCCGCGCTGGCGCGTACCCGCGACTTCGTCGACACACTCATGGACCTCGGCCTACTGCGGCGGGACCGGGTACAGGTGAGGCACACCGACGGCACCGTCCGCATCCTCGACGACTTCTGGGCGGTGGACGAGGAGAGGCTGCGGACGCTCGACCTCGCCGAGCCGGCCCGTCTCCACGAGGATGCCTACCTGAGCCTGATCCACGCCCACCTCTTCTCCCTGCACCACATGAAGAGGCTCGTGGCCGAACCGGCCGACGGCTGA
- a CDS encoding S1 family peptidase, protein MHRPHLARYAGLAALTAALIAAPLAAPAVAVTGTAQAEGSLTFTARLDIGGGQRGCSAALVDREWLLTAASCFADDPAASLTVPAGSPRLKTTATIGRTDLTTTTGEVRNVVEVVGHPSRDVALVRLNRPVTTVAPVALSATAAAAGEQLQVAGYGRTKTEWAPLKLHSGTFTVDAVNASEATMTGQNGAAVCMGDTGGPALRVVNGQPELVAVNSRSSSGGCFGIDPAVTSSTAIDSRVDDLRAWVDGKVAAPRFTDFNCDGAEDIAIGDPKATVGSDTNAGVVRVIYGGGKGTVELNQDQAYVPGGSEASDWYGETLDTFDHNEDGCTDLVVGVPAEDITVSGTTYADAGSVQILYGAKGGIGTGRAAVDFVQGTGVGAIAASAPEASDRFGHAVAAGHTAEGEPYLVIGVPGEDLGSVADAGNVHYLRGSINVSVHQDKPGVAGTAEANDKFGNAVAASANHIVIGSPGEYIGTEANAGGVQILKHVLNTDSIPAPVMGFDQDDAFISGGAEPGDLFGASVTAVEYRPSGAATATDTIVALGSPGEDITVDTSNKADAGQVHTIRVAASGAITQASVIQQEITDVAGAAETGDKFGSKVVLANLAPRSVNSASTVALAVGIPGEAVGSTSGAGAIQTFYPFGAAGGNDYWIEAGNASGLPGTPTAGHAVGSYLGATATQLYAGVPNTAPYGAAYALPWANATGGRTGATGTVTTHKPGTNGLPATGGAFGRAFG, encoded by the coding sequence ATGCACCGTCCACACCTCGCCCGCTACGCCGGGCTCGCCGCGCTCACCGCGGCCCTGATCGCGGCGCCGCTCGCCGCGCCCGCCGTCGCCGTCACCGGCACGGCCCAGGCAGAAGGCTCCCTGACGTTCACCGCGCGCCTCGACATCGGCGGCGGCCAGCGCGGCTGCTCCGCCGCCCTGGTCGACCGCGAGTGGCTGCTCACCGCCGCCAGCTGCTTCGCCGACGACCCGGCCGCAAGCCTCACCGTTCCCGCGGGCTCCCCCCGGCTGAAGACCACCGCCACCATCGGCCGTACGGACCTCACCACGACCACCGGTGAGGTGCGCAACGTCGTCGAGGTCGTCGGCCACCCGTCCCGTGACGTGGCCCTGGTCCGGCTCAACCGCCCGGTCACCACCGTCGCCCCCGTCGCCCTCAGCGCCACGGCGGCCGCGGCGGGCGAGCAGCTGCAGGTCGCCGGATACGGCCGTACGAAGACCGAGTGGGCGCCGCTCAAGCTGCACAGCGGGACCTTCACCGTCGACGCGGTGAATGCCTCCGAGGCCACCATGACCGGCCAGAACGGCGCAGCCGTCTGCATGGGCGACACCGGCGGCCCGGCCCTGCGCGTGGTCAACGGCCAGCCCGAGCTGGTCGCCGTCAACAGCCGTTCCTCCTCGGGCGGTTGCTTCGGCATCGACCCGGCCGTCACCAGCAGCACCGCCATCGACAGCCGCGTCGACGACCTGCGTGCCTGGGTCGACGGCAAGGTCGCTGCGCCGCGCTTCACCGACTTCAACTGCGACGGCGCCGAGGACATCGCCATCGGCGACCCCAAAGCCACCGTCGGCAGTGACACCAACGCCGGTGTCGTCCGCGTCATCTACGGCGGCGGCAAGGGCACCGTCGAGCTGAACCAGGACCAGGCGTACGTCCCGGGCGGTTCCGAGGCCAGCGACTGGTACGGCGAGACCCTCGACACCTTCGACCACAACGAGGACGGCTGCACCGACCTCGTCGTCGGCGTCCCGGCCGAGGACATAACCGTCAGCGGTACCACCTACGCGGACGCCGGTTCGGTGCAGATCCTCTACGGTGCCAAGGGCGGCATCGGCACCGGCCGGGCGGCCGTCGACTTCGTCCAGGGCACGGGCGTCGGCGCCATCGCGGCCTCCGCCCCCGAGGCGAGCGACCGCTTCGGTCACGCCGTGGCCGCCGGGCACACCGCCGAGGGTGAGCCGTACCTGGTGATCGGCGTCCCGGGCGAGGACCTGGGCAGCGTCGCCGACGCGGGTAATGTCCACTACCTGCGCGGCAGCATCAACGTCAGCGTGCACCAGGACAAGCCGGGCGTGGCGGGCACCGCAGAGGCGAACGACAAGTTCGGCAACGCCGTCGCCGCCTCCGCGAACCACATCGTGATCGGCTCTCCGGGCGAGTACATCGGCACCGAGGCCAACGCCGGCGGTGTGCAGATCCTCAAGCACGTTCTGAACACCGACAGCATCCCGGCGCCGGTGATGGGCTTCGACCAGGACGATGCCTTCATCAGCGGCGGCGCCGAGCCGGGCGACCTGTTCGGCGCGTCGGTCACCGCGGTGGAGTACCGCCCGTCCGGCGCGGCCACCGCGACCGACACGATCGTCGCCCTCGGCTCCCCCGGTGAAGACATCACCGTTGACACCAGCAACAAGGCCGACGCGGGCCAGGTCCACACCATCCGCGTCGCCGCCTCCGGCGCGATCACCCAGGCGTCCGTCATCCAGCAGGAGATCACCGACGTGGCCGGCGCCGCCGAGACCGGCGACAAGTTCGGCTCCAAGGTCGTTCTAGCCAACCTCGCGCCGCGCTCGGTCAACTCGGCGTCGACCGTCGCCCTCGCGGTCGGTATCCCGGGTGAGGCTGTCGGCTCCACCTCGGGCGCCGGTGCGATCCAGACCTTCTACCCGTTCGGCGCGGCCGGTGGAAACGACTACTGGATCGAGGCGGGCAACGCTTCCGGGCTGCCCGGCACCCCGACCGCGGGCCACGCCGTCGGCAGCTACCTCGGTGCCACTGCCACCCAGCTGTACGCCGGTGTCCCGAACACCGCCCCGTACGGTGCCGCCTACGCCCTGCCCTGGGCGAATGCGACCGGCGGCCGCACCGGTGCGACCGGCACCGTGACCACCCACAAGCCGGGCACGAACGGTCTGCCCGCAACAGGCGGTGCGTTCGGCCGCGCCTTCGGCTGA